The Ketobacter alkanivorans genome includes the window GGCGGTCATCAGCGTGCGGGTGGTGGAAGTTATCCCCGGTAAAACCGTGGTAGGCATTGAAATTCCCAACGAAGATCGAGAGATCATTCGGCTCAGTGAAGTGGTGGCGTCTCAGGAGTATGAGCGGGTCAGCTCACCTTTGGTGCTCGCGTTGGGTAAGGATATTTCCGGCGAACCTGTGGTGGCGGATCTGCAGAAAATGCCGCACCTTCTGGTTGCAGGTACCACCGGTTCTGGTAAGTCGGTCGGGTTGAATGCCATGCTGATCAGTATGCTGTTCAAGGCCACACCGGATGATCTGCGACTGATTATGATCGATCCCAAGATGTTGGAATTGTCGGTGTATGACAACATTCCACATCTGCTGACGCCGGTTGTCACCGACATGAAGGAAGCCTCCAATGCGTTGCGTTGGTGTGTGGCTGAAATGGAGCGCCGGTATCGGTTGATGGCAGCCATGGGTGTGCGCAACCTGGCAGGTTTCAACAAGAAAGTGAGGGATGCCATCAAAGCCGGTGAGCCCATCAAAGATCCTTTGTTCAAGCCGGATCTGGATTGTCAGGAGCCAGAGGAGTTGCAGGCGCTGCCGTTTATTGTGGTGGTGGTGGATGAATTTGCCGACATGATGATGATTGTCGGCAAGAAGGTCGAAGAACAGATAGCTCGTATTGCACAGAAAGCGCGGGCTGCCGGTATACACCTGATTCTGGCTACTCAGCGTCCATCGGTGGACGTTATTACCGGTTTGATTAAGGCCAACGTGCCAACGCGAATGGCGTTCCAGGTGTCGTCCAAGGTTGACTCCAGAACCATTCTGGATCAAGGGGGAGCGGAGCAGCTGTTAGGTCATGGTGACATGCTCTATCTGCCACCGGGAACAGGCTTGCCGGTGCGAGTACACGGTGCATTTGTTGCCGACGAAGAAGTGCACCGCGTGTGTGACGACTGGCGCCGCAGAGGGGAGCCCGACTATCTCGATGAAATACTCGAAGGCACTCACGAAGCGGGGCCTGCCCTTGGTGATGAAGGCGCAGGAGGAGGAGGTGACTCCGAATCCGATCCACTCTATGATCAGGCCGTGGCATTCGTAACAGAATCCCGGCGTGCATCTATTTCATCGGTTCAGCGCAAGCTTAAAATTGGCTATAACCGCGCGGCCCGCATGATTGAGGCGATGGAGGAGGCTGGCGTGGTCACTGAAATGGGCACCAATGGTCAGCGGGAAGTAATAGCGCCACCGCCCCGTTAACCCTCTGTTCAGCAACCGGTGTTAAACTGGCACCGGTTCATTAATTACGGAAACTTTCTATGTTGAAGATGATTCTCTGCGTCTGGTTTATCTGTGTCAGCGCCTTGGTACAGGCTGGCGAAGTCAATGCCACGGAAGCGCCCAAAAAGCTGACCGAATTCCTCAATGGTATCCAATCAATGCAGGCAACCTTTGAACAGTGGGTGATGGATGGCAAACAGAATGCTCTCCAGAACGTCACCGGGACCATGTGGATACAGCGGCCCGGCCAGTTCCGCTGGGACACCGATGAGCCCTACCCCCAACAGATCGTGTCTGA containing:
- a CDS encoding DNA translocase FtsK, whose protein sequence is MIVLFFMSLYLMIALASFDVHDPGWSSLGSGRSIHNLGGRAGAWCSDVLMSLFGYLAYLFPLLIAYRAWLVFRDIDKQWSWLMAGLRFLGFAMTMVAASGLAYIHFDVAPGSLPDIDSAGRNAAGGILGIEVGSAALHALNTLGSTLVLLALFLIGLTMFADVSWIGVIDGTGKISISIYEWLSTLKEKWQARRDAREESNAKKAQEKAAKLAIKQRQEALKKDKAKQEVRKPPVIELPKPKPEPSMRAEKERQKSLFDNPVTGDLPAIALLDAPDKQGKKGFSAETLESMSRLLEIKLRDFNVEAEVENVMPGPVVTRFEIQPAPGVKVSRITNLAKDLARSLAVISVRVVEVIPGKTVVGIEIPNEDREIIRLSEVVASQEYERVSSPLVLALGKDISGEPVVADLQKMPHLLVAGTTGSGKSVGLNAMLISMLFKATPDDLRLIMIDPKMLELSVYDNIPHLLTPVVTDMKEASNALRWCVAEMERRYRLMAAMGVRNLAGFNKKVRDAIKAGEPIKDPLFKPDLDCQEPEELQALPFIVVVVDEFADMMMIVGKKVEEQIARIAQKARAAGIHLILATQRPSVDVITGLIKANVPTRMAFQVSSKVDSRTILDQGGAEQLLGHGDMLYLPPGTGLPVRVHGAFVADEEVHRVCDDWRRRGEPDYLDEILEGTHEAGPALGDEGAGGGGDSESDPLYDQAVAFVTESRRASISSVQRKLKIGYNRAARMIEAMEEAGVVTEMGTNGQREVIAPPPR